DNA sequence from the Streptomyces cinnabarinus genome:
GCCCGGCAGGCGCTGCTGGCAGGGCTGGTGTCCACCGGGGAGCGGACCGGGCTCCTGGCGCATCTTCAGTCCACGCTCAACGCCGGGCTGGCCGTGGGCGCGGGACTGGGCGGGCTGGCGCTGCACCTGGGGACGCGGGAGGCGTATCTCGGGGTGTTCGCGCTGGACGCGGTGAGCTTTCTGCTCTGTGCGGGGGTGCTGCTGCGGCTGCCGGTGGTGGCGCCGGTCGCGGTGGTGAAGGGGGCCGGGGCGGGAGCTGGGCTCGGGGTGCTGCGGGACCGGCCGTATGTCCTGCTCACCGCGCTCAACACCGTGTTGCTGCTGCGGATGCCGTTGCTGAGTCTCGGGTTGCCGCTGTGGATCGCCGAGCGGACCGCCGCGCCCACGTGGCTGGTGTCGGTGCTGTTCGTGCTCAACACCGGGGCGGTGATGCTGTTCCAAGTGCGGATGGCTCGTGGGGTGACCGGGCTCGGCACGGCCGTGGGGGCGGTGCGGCGGTCCGGGTGGGTGATGCTCGCGGCGTGCGGGGTGTTCCCGCTGTCGGCGGGGGTGTCGGCCTGGATGGCGGTGGGGGTGCTGGTGGTCGGGGCGGTGCTGCTGGTCGTCGCGGAGATGGGGCAGTCGGCGGGGGCCTGGCAGCTGTCCTTCGATCTCGCGCCGGGTGATCGGGTCGGGGAGTACCAGGGGTTCTTCGGTACGGGGGTCACGGTGGCGCGGACCGCTGGGCCACTGGTGCTGACCGCGCTGCTGGTGGAGTGGGGAACGCCTGGGTGGTTGCTGTTGGGTGGCGTGACTGTGGTGGCGTCCTGTGCGATGGGGCCGGTGGCTCGGAGGGCTGCGGCGGGGCGTCGTACGGTGGCTCTTGTGCCCGCTGTCTGAACTGTTGTCGGGGCAGGGGCTTGACGAGGCTTGCGCTCACCGGCGCTTGCCGGGTGCCGGTGTGGCCGGCAGTGCCTCCAGAAACAGTGCCCCAGCCAGCAGGCCCGCGCTCCCCCGGGGGCTCCAGCCTCGGTTGTGCAGGTCTGTGGTCAGGGCTGTCAGGGCCTTTGAACCGGTGGCTGTTGCCGTTCCGCCTGCCTCCAGCACTCCTCTCGCGCCCGCCTGTACGTGCCGAAGGCCTGTCGGGCCAGCTGTGTACAGGAGTTCCGTGTCCTGGAGGGTGGACATGATGGTGAGCAGGGCGTTCAGGCGGGAGTGGGTGTGCGCGTCGGTGAGGACGGCCCGTGCTCTCCGGATGTGCGGGAAGCCCGCGCGGGCCTCTCCCCTCGCTCCGGCCGCGCCGTACTTCGCGGACACCGAGGAGCCCCGGGACGGTCTGCGCGGGGCCCCCTTGTCGGGATGCGCGACGATGCGCTTCGCCGTTGCCGTGGCCTCCCCGGGGTCCATCGCAGCCGCCGCCACCAGCAGGCCCAGCGTCCACAGGGCACCCCGGTGGCCGCCGCCCGCCAGGGCCACGGAGTGTTCGGTGCAGCGGCCGATCGCGCCGAGTTCCGCGCGCAGCCCGGGAGTCGGCTCGCCGGTTCTGCGGGCCGCCGCCGCCATCGCCGCGAGGCCGGGGGCGAGGGCCTTCGCCGACCAGCGCAGGGTGTGGTGGGTTGGGTGGGAGCGGTCCGGGAGGCC
Encoded proteins:
- a CDS encoding MFS transporter; amino-acid sequence: MTNSLVPPAGPQRVLALAQLANSVGDGAFYVTSALYFTHVVGLDPARVGLGLTLAWAVGSLAGVPLGRLADRRGARGTAVLLALATGLAVASFLVVRGFWPFVGAAVGYATAQSGLAAARQALLAGLVSTGERTGLLAHLQSTLNAGLAVGAGLGGLALHLGTREAYLGVFALDAVSFLLCAGVLLRLPVVAPVAVVKGAGAGAGLGVLRDRPYVLLTALNTVLLLRMPLLSLGLPLWIAERTAAPTWLVSVLFVLNTGAVMLFQVRMARGVTGLGTAVGAVRRSGWVMLAACGVFPLSAGVSAWMAVGVLVVGAVLLVVAEMGQSAGAWQLSFDLAPGDRVGEYQGFFGTGVTVARTAGPLVLTALLVEWGTPGWLLLGGVTVVASCAMGPVARRAAAGRRTVALVPAV
- a CDS encoding triphosphoribosyl-dephospho-CoA synthase; protein product: MTSREDEALARAAVTALTDQLALTPKPGLPDRSHPTHHTLRWSAKALAPGLAAMAAAARRTGEPTPGLRAELGAIGRCTEHSVALAGGGHRGALWTLGLLVAAAAMDPGEATATAKRIVAHPDKGAPRRPSRGSSVSAKYGAAGARGEARAGFPHIRRARAVLTDAHTHSRLNALLTIMSTLQDTELLYTAGPTGLRHVQAGARGVLEAGGTATATGSKALTALTTDLHNRGWSPRGSAGLLAGALFLEALPATPAPGKRR